In the Setaria italica strain Yugu1 chromosome VI, Setaria_italica_v2.0, whole genome shotgun sequence genome, one interval contains:
- the LOC101785419 gene encoding 60S acidic ribosomal protein P1 has product MSSSEIACTYAALILSDDGIPITAEKIATIVKAANIKVESYWPALFAKLLEKRSVEDLILSVGSGGGAAPVAAAAPAGGAAAAAAPAAEEKKEEAKEESDDDMGFSLFD; this is encoded by the exons ATGTCGTCCAGTGAGATCGCCTGCACCTACGCCGCCCTCATCCTCAGCGACGATGGCATCCCCATCACT GCTGAGAAGATCGCGACCATCGTGAAGGCCGCCAACATCAAGGTTGAGTCTTACTGGCCCGCGCTCTTCGCCAAGCTCCTGGAGAAGCGCAGCGTTGAGGACCTCATCCTCTCCGTTGGATCTG gtggtggtgctgctccagttgctgccgctgcccctgctggtggtgctgcagctgctgctgccccggctgctgaggagaagaaggaagaggccaaggaggagtctgatgatgacatgggctTCAGCCTGTTCGACTAA
- the LOC101785829 gene encoding LOW QUALITY PROTEIN: polyadenylate-binding protein-interacting protein 11-like (The sequence of the model RefSeq protein was modified relative to this genomic sequence to represent the inferred CDS: deleted 1 base in 1 codon), translating to MARPAAAEKGGAAGGFGGHGHPGRRRTNSRTSMAQRDEVIRRTVYVSDIDHQVTEENLAALFINCGQVVDCRMCGDPNSVLRFAFIEFTDEEGARTALNLSGTVLGYYPVRVLPSKTAIAPVNPTFLPRSDDEREMCARTIYCTNIDKKVTQADLKLFFESICGEVFRLRLLGDYHHSTRIAFVEFVMAESATAALNCSGVILGALPIRVSPSKTPVRPRAPRQLMH from the exons ATGGCTCGCCCGGCCGCTGCAGAGAAGGGGGGAGCAGCAGGAGGGTTCGGCGGC CACGGCCACCCCGGCAGGCGCCGGACCAACAGCCGCACCAGCATGGCGCAGCGGGACGAGGTCATCCGCCGCACCGTCTACGTCTCCGATATCGATCACCAG GTCACTGAAGAAAACCTGGCAGCGCTATTTATAAACTGTGGACAG GTTGTGGACTGTCGCATGTGTGGGGACCCAAATTCAGTACTTCGTTTTGCTTTCATAGAGTTCACTGATGAGG AGGGTGCCAGGACTGCTCTTAATCTGTCAGGAACTGTGCTTGGATATTATCCTGTGAGGGTTCTGCCATCAAAGACTGCCATTGCGCCAGTAAACCCAACATTTCTGCCCAGG TCTGATGATGAACGTGAAATGTGTGCAAGGACTATTTACTGCACAAACATTGACAAGAAG GTCACTCAGGCAGATCTGAAATTGTTCTTTGAGTCTATATGTGGAGAG GTCTTTCGTCTGAGGTTGCTTGGTGATTACCATCATTCTACTCGCATCGCCTTTGTGGAGTTTGTGATG GCTGAAAGTGCTACCGCTGCTCTCAACTGCAGTGGTGTGATTCTGGGTGCCTTGCCAATAAG GGTGAGCCCATCGAAGACCCCTGTGCGTCCCCGCGCGCCTCGCCAGCTGATGCACTAG